Proteins co-encoded in one Rhopalosiphum maidis isolate BTI-1 chromosome 2, ASM367621v3, whole genome shotgun sequence genomic window:
- the LOC113554759 gene encoding supervillin isoform X2 produces MISKCPNYLSNSYVSNNNFYSFEHNIIPLSLHNRISYINNFNNHHCSSMDHNHQPHYIRHQPNSSKSILKRKSLEIMPTDEDGPTPAIKADVDADPRVQQCSLKTFNLKSSFCRQGILKKQSSSFDDESTQKPILKNRCQSCDDETLLGNNFSELHSILKRKTSEPSPEPPSHGILKRRGERDVRPHRDRCQAAVVDEPNRDCPKPILKKILSAAVEVDDKKPILKSTPKTDGVTKCGSSTKRPSVAQRISDLESGVVRDDPGSIRDCRLQHTRGIRDRTRFRTQPVTPSEINAVKKTTAATTHSENDTQIIRNVSTPAYSGRSWVDNENVVGVTLKRANSVSAKTREFHSIFDKTATDTCVISSDVNSNICTAKSRSSKYKQCQEKKLNAANRYSTQPVTNHELQEAKNLNSTKCKNDDDNGNTCTIDIDKVEEKVYSRNKMAESTKNQVECLKEQSKDWKNDKTSDIMIQPKDETKTILKNKVPSKNTQKKSTEVKIQPKDKTKKNPEIKVQPVKTVKESTDSERTKNRISRNVAINRSFNNNSKLELLRQEKFGTMTKENEELPKPKKLIEPSSDNTDGTSVVNGGSIKDRLVALKKSGQMDWQKRLLKIKPEDHEVSNNSINVAQDLLRKQLTRKVKSTEEPVECIDNILVDRLNRLETSSKDWKKRIEQKDTTNFTVAGKMQNKSLPPLTPVLLSVTQRSSLEKSSSSVMKKKIGDESTKQINVRRSLSMSDSKTKSYLNNKSEKIPLENGLNNMGKEKIVNVPIMIDDDFDKFFGSSIQTSNDGQIDNVDFDHLKSTRSDLLVQRKKVKFQQRKHEGSKNPLKALATNRDLAQQKYTENKSNLLLQRSLETSTINTPLAREALAALASKEDFASVNLRKSGDSTPTLLPPYKDLMLLHVKGRRRVQTRLVSPSADSVNQGDCYVLVTPSQIFVWIGEYSNVIERSHAAKVAQSIFDKKDLGCKYANQLYTINCDSSLPNSQHEKKFWTLLGVTSSETSSIKGQGAGHPDEDELYEAAIVSTNVVYKVTDDELVMLPEISGTVAKIEILDPSKTLVFDFGSEIYVWYGKNVNIAKRRPAIQLARQLYDDGYDYSQFDVSPIDVATCLGDRNKDTVYVKSGAKRPEWTLFAKITQHMETVLFREKFADWPDYSRVIRSSKKSDDKETGEHDTTCINWSTEINAIDADEMLKMSVHEPDLVLEGSHLGRGSSYYDKDTLREFVINTIGVTVWHVREFDSTELELKSTGHFHSGDSYIIRWTYNVSIQGRELSGLPSRRMVTSGRNRCAYWYWHGRDATQNDQGAAALLTVQLDTEQGPQLRIDQGHEPPAFWSLFKGTAIVYRGKRNLTPNTWRLFMVHGANESEAHLTEVVCSTTQLRSQTSFILLNSENGMVFIWHGNGSSNAIRELSLKVASRLSELDRIELGLGDGVVLQGPKTINETNESSEFLRALGCKNSRRLSNQQLSRPVGHGAGDMKLFHFSSVLGQFKASLVASAYVPSPYPYLQDHLYNVSQPATFMLDTGEELWLWQGWWPETAVVTTTEEDDDDAEPATLTATALNHRGSSSTRLQAERRAAMQTALDYWKRRYGDSDDEDPKAFLVWAGLEPLRFTDCFPEWHDRDDIAEINMKHNHKPGETQLVEIELARITQESYPAAQLLQRPLPDGVDPTRLELYLSPASFKGLLDMNKTEFLQLPKWKRTKIKQSVGLF; encoded by the exons ATGat ctcAAAATGccctaattatttatcaaactcgtatgtaagtaataataatttttattcgtttgaacacaatattattccaTTGAGCTTGCATAATCGAATttcatatatcaataattttaataatcatcacTGTAGCAGTATGGACCACAACCACCAACCCCACTACATTCGTCATCAGCCTAATAGTTCGAAATCTATTTTGAAACGGAAATCTCTTGAAATAATGCCTACCGATGAAGACGGTCCGACACCCGCAATAAAGGCGGACGTCGACGCCGACCCTCGGGTACAACAATGTTCCTTGAAAACGTTCAACCTCAAGTCATCGTTCTGCAGGCAGGGCATACTAAAAAAGCAGTCCTCTAGTTTTGACGATGAATCGACGCAGAAACCCATATTGAAAAACCGCTGTCAGTCTTGCGATGATGAAACGTTGCTTGGCAATAACTTTAGCGAACTCCATTCGATTTTAAAACGGAAGACGAGCGAACCGTCGCCAGAACCGCCGTCACATGGCATACTGAAGAGGCGTGGCGAACGCGACGTCCGCCCGCATCGGGATCGCTGTCAGGCGGCGGTGGTGGATGAACCAAACAGAGACTGTCCCAAGCCAATTTTGAAGAAGATTTTGTCGGCGGCGGTGGAGGTGGACGATAAGAAACCGATCCTGAAGTCTACGCCAAAGACTGACGGTGTGACCAAGTGCGGTTCGTCGACCAAACGACCGTCGGTCGCCCAGAGGATATCTGACCTAGAGTCCGGAGTTGTCAGAGATGATCCCGGCAGCATCCGTGACTGTAGACTGCAGCACACGCGTGGCATCCGGGACCGTACGAGGTTTCGCACGCAGCCTGTGACTCCTAGCGAAATCAATGCCGTTAAAAA AACTACTGCTGCTACTACGCACTCGGAAAACGACACTCAGATCATAAGAAACGTTTCGACACCCGCCTACAGCGGTCGTAGCTGGGTTGATAACGAGAATGTTGTCGGTGTGACCTTGAAGCGCGCCAACAGCGTTTCGGCTAAAACTCGCGAATTCCATAGTATTTTCGATAAGACCGCTACAGATACCTGTGTCATATCATCGGATGTCAACAGTAATATCTGCacag ccAAAAGTAGATCCTCGAAATATAAACAGTGCCAAGAAAAGAAGCTAAATGCTGCCAATCGCTACTCGACTCAGCCAGTGACTAACCACGAATTACAAGAAGCTAAAAATCTGAACAGTACTAAATGCAAAAACGACGATGATAATG gtaACACTTGTACTATTGACATTGATAAAGTAGAGGAAAAAGTATATTCAAGGAACAAAATGGCAGAATCAACAAAAAATCAAGTCGAATGTCTTAAAGAACAATCAAAAGACTGGAAAAACGACAAAACCTCAGATATTATGATTCAGCCAAAAGACGAGACGAAAACTatcctaaaaaataaagtccCGTCAAAAAACACTCAGAAAAAATCCACCGAAGTTAAAATTCAACCTAAAGATAAGACGAAAAAAAATCCAGAAATTAAAGTTCAACCTGTTAAAACTGTAAAAGAATCCACTGACAGTGAGCGTACTAAAAATCGTATTTCTCGAAATGTAGCTATAAATCGATCATTCAACAATAATTCGAAATTAGAATTGCTTAG acaaGAAAAATTTGGAACCATGACTAAAGAAAATGAAGAGTTACCTAAGCCTAAAAAACTAATAGAACCGTCTAGTGATAATACTGACGGCACTTCAGTAGTTAATGGAGGATCTATAAAGGATAGATTGGTAGCTTTGAAGAAAAGTGGTCAGATGGATTGGCaaaaaagattattaaaaataaaaccagaaGATCACGAAGTGtccaataattcaataaat gtAGCCCAAGATTTACTTCGTAAGCAACTTACTAGAAAAGTTAAGTCTACTGAAGAGCCAGTTGAATGCATAGATAACATTTTAGTTGATCGACTTAATCGGCTAGAAACCTCTTCCAAGGACTGGAAAAAACGAATTGAACAAAAAGACAccactaattttacagtagctggaaaaatgcaaaataaatctttaccACCTCTTACGCCAGTTCTTCTGTCAGTCACTCAGCGTTCCTCATTAGAAAAATCATCTTCTA gtgtaatgaaaaaaaaaataggtgatGAGTCTACCAAACAAATAAACGTCCGTCGAAGTCTTTCAATGTCTGATAGTAAGACAAAATCTTACCTCAATAACAAGTCAGAAAAAATACCTTTAGAAAatggattaaataatatgggaAAAGAAAAAATCGTGAACGTGCCAATTATGATCGATGATGATTTCGATAAATTTTTCGGTAGTTCGATTCAGACATCTAATGACGGTCAAATAGATAATGTAGATTTTGATCACTTAAAATCGACACGATCTGATTT ACTCGTGCAACGAAAAAAGGTTAAATTTCAACAAAGAAAACACGAGGGGTCGAAAAATCCATTGAAAGCATTAGCAACAAATCGTGATCTGGCCCAGCAAAaatatacagaaaataaatctaatttattattacaacgtaGTTTAGAAACAT CAACTATCAACACTCCATTGGCTCGGGAAGCTCTTGCAGCATTGGCCAGTAAAGAAGATTTTGCATCCGTGAATCTTCGAAAGTCTGGGGATTCAACTCCTACTCTATTACCACCGTACAAAGATTTAATGCTGTTACACGTAAAAGGCCGACGGCGGGTTCAAACTCGTCTTGTATCTCCATCTGCCGATTCCGTCAATCAAGGCGATTGCTATGTTTTAGTAACGCCTTCACAA ATTTTTGTATGGATCGGAGAATATTCAAACGTTATTGAACGATCGCATGCCGCTAAAGTGGCTCAAAGCATTTTTGACAAGAAAGATTTGGGATGCAAATATGCCAACCAGTTGTATACTATCAATTGTGATTCTTCGCTGCCTAACAGTCAACACGAAAAGAAGTTTTGGACTCTACTGGGCGTTACATCTAGTGAAACCTCTTCCATCaaag GCCAAGGAGCAGGACACCCAGACGAAGATGAGCTCTATGAAGCAGCCATCGTTTCCACGAACGTGGTGTACAAGGTTACTGATGATGAACTCGTGATGTTACCGGAAATATCGGGAACTGTTGCCAAAATAGAAATACTAGATCCCTCAAAA ACATTAGTTTTCGACTTTGGTAGTGAAATATACGTATGGTACGGCAAAAACGTGAACATCGCCAAACGCAGGCCAGCTATTCAGTTAGCTCGTCAGCTATACGACGACGGCTACGACTATTCGCAATTCGATGTCAGTCCAATCGACGTGGCTACGTGTTTGGGTGACAGAA ATAAAGACACCGTGTACGTCAAATCAGGAGCAAAGAGGCCTGAATGGACGCTATTCGCCAAGATAACACAACATATGGAGACAGTTTTGTTCCGAGAGAAATTTGCAGATTGGCCAGATTATAGCAGGGTCATTAGGTCGTCAAAAAAGAGCGATGATAAAGAAACAGGAGAACACGACACTACATGC ATCAATTGGTCGACCGAAATCAACGCGATTGACGCAGACGAGATGCTGAAAATGTCCGTCCATGAGCCTGATTTAGTTCTGGAAGGTAGTCATCTCGGTCGTGGATCATCGTACTACGACAAAGAC ACATTACGCGAGTTCGTCATAAACACCATCGGGGTGACTGTATGGCATGTCCGAGAATTCGACAGCACCGAATTGGAACTAAAATCTACTGGTCATTTTCATAGCGGCGACTCATACATTATCCGATGGACGTACAACGTTTCTATCCAAG GTAGAGAACTTAGCGGATTGCCATCCCGTCGTATGGTTACTTCTGGCAGAAATCGCTGCGCATACTGGTATTGGCATGGTCGTGACGCTACACAAAATGATCAGGGAGCAGCCGCCCTGTTGACTGTACAACTGGACACAGAACAAGGGCCGCAATTGAGAATCGATCAAGGTCACGAGCCGCCGGCGTTTTGGAGTCTATTTAAAGGAACCGCGATTGTTTACCGTGGCAAGAGAAATTTGACTCCaa ACACTTGGCGTCTATTCATGGTCCACGGGGCTAATGAAAGTGAAGCCCATTTAACCGAGGTAGTGTGTTCCACGACGCAATTACGTAGCCAAACGTCATTCATTCTTCTCAATTCTGAAAACGGTATGGTCTTCATTTGGCACGGAAATGGATCTTCAAATGCAATCAGAGAG ttATCGTTAAAAGTGGCCAGTCGTCTGTCGGAATTGGACAGAATTGAATTAGGACTAGGCGATGGAGTCGTCCTGCAGGGACCGAAGACTATTAATGAAACGAACGAGTCATCAGAATTTTTAAGAG CTTTGGGCTGCAAGAACTCTCGTAGACTCTCCAATCAGCAGTTGTCTCGGCCGGTCGGACATGGTGCAGGTGACATGAAACTGTTTCACTTCTCATCAGTTCTCGGGCAGTTTAAAGCATCGTTGGTGGCTAGTGCATACGTGCCGTCGCCGTATCCATACTTGCAAGATCACTTATACAATGTCAGCCAACCAG CGACATTCATGCTGGACACTGGTGAGGAATTGTGGCTTTGGCAAGGATGGTGGCCTGAGACAGCAGTGGTGACAACCACAGAGGAAGATGATGATGACGCGGAGCCCGCTACTTTAACTGCAACAGCACTAAACCATCGCGGATCATCGTCAACCCGACTCCAAGCCGAAAGGCGGGCAGCCATGCAGACAGCGTTAGATTACTGGAAACGACGATACGGCGACAGCGATGACGAAGACCCGAAAGCGTTCCTGGTGTGGGCCGGGCTTGAGCCACTCCGGTTTACGGACTGTTTCCCGGAATGGCACGACCGCGACGACATCGCCGAAATCAACATGAAG